A stretch of the Nicotiana tabacum cultivar K326 chromosome 6, ASM71507v2, whole genome shotgun sequence genome encodes the following:
- the LOC142181971 gene encoding secreted RxLR effector protein 161-like: protein MKNCSPIAAPIIKGDKFSLNQCPQNALEKEQMKDIPYASLVGSLIYQSNPGLDHWKAGKRVLRYLQGTKDFKLTYKYSNSFEVIGYSDSDLGGYKDTGKSTSGYIFLFAGGVVSWKSVKQTIVATSTMEAEFIACYEATSQALWLKNFISGLRVVDSISRPLRIFCDNLAAILFSKNNKSGSRIKYINIKYLMVRDYVKKQDVGVYKGN from the exons ATGAAAAACTGTTCACCTATAGCAGCACCCATAATTAAAGGTGACAAATTCTCTTTGAATCAATGTCCACAAAATGCATTGGAAAAGGAGCAAATGAAAGACATTCCCTATGCTTCGCTTGTTGGGAGCCTTAT ATATCAAAGTAACCCTGGTCTTGACCATTGGAAAGCTGGTAAAAGGGTCTTGAGATATTTGCAAGGAACCAAGGATTTTAAGCTTACATACAAATACTCTAACTCATTTGAGGTGATTGGATATTCAGACTCTGATTTGGGTGGATACAAAGACACTGGTAAATCCACTTCAggatatatttttctttttgctgGAGGTGTTGTGTCTTGGAAAAGTGTCAAGCAGACCATTGTTGCAACATCCACAATGGAAGCTGAATTTATAGCATGCTATGAAGCTACATCACAGGCGTTATGGTTGAAAAACTTTATTTCCGGCCTTAGGGTTGTCGATTCCATTTCAAGACCATTAAGAATCTTTTGTGACAATTTAGCTGCAATATTATTTTCTAAGAATAATAAAAGTGGCAGCCGAATCAAATACATCAACATAAAGTACTTGATGGTTAGAGACTATGTAAAGAAGCAAGAT GTAGGGGTATACAAAGGAAACTGA
- the LOC142181970 gene encoding uncharacterized protein LOC142181970 codes for MLSGDNYIEWKEKVLLTLRCSDLDLALRVDEPHIPTESSTPAAKANYERRERSNRLSLMLIKAHISQSIRGSIPNNDKVKAYIKAIDDQFVSSDKALASTLMKRLSSMTFDRSRTVREHIMEMRDIAAKIKSLEVDMPEPFLVHFILNSLPAEYGPFKISYNTHNDKWSINF; via the coding sequence ATGCTTTCTGGTGACAATTATATTGAATGGAAGGAGAAAGTCCTTCTCACTTTAAGGTGCTCGGATCTAGACCTGGCACTCCGTGTGGATGAACCACATATTCCCACGGAATCAAGTACGCCAGCTGCTAAGGCTAATTATGAGCGGCGGGAGCGATCTAATCGCTTAAGTTTAATGCTCATAAAAGCTCACATAAGCCAAAGCATTAGAGGTTCTATCCCTAATAACGATAAGGTCAAAGCTTACATAAAGGCAATTGATGACCAATTTGTAAGCTCTGACAAGGCATTGGCCAGCACTCTTATGAAGAGGCTCTCAAGTATGACTTTCGACAGAAGTCGTACAGTGCGTGAGCACATTATGGAGATGAGAGACATTGCTGCTAAAATCAAGTCCCTTGAGGTTGATATGCCTGAACCATTTCTTGTGCATTTTATTCTCAACTCACTTCCTGCGGAATATGGTCCGTTCAAGATTTCTTACAACACACATAACGATAAATGGTCAATAAACTTTTGA